CGAAACCATCACCCACGGCATCATCGGCGAGGTCGATCAGCCCAACATCCCGATGTCGATCGGCCGCGCCGCGGGCGAGTACCAGATCCGCATCACCGACGACGACGACGGCCGGCCGACCGAGGTCGGCGCCACCGGCAACCTCTCGATCAAGGGCATTCCCGGCCTGTCGCTGTTCGCCGAATATCTGCACAACGAGAAAGCGACGCGCGAGAGCTTTGACGAGCACGGCTTCTTCGTCACCGGCGATCGCGTCGTGCGGCTGGAGAACGGCTACATCCGCTTCGGCGACCGCGCCAAGGACATGCTGAAGGTCGGGGCCGAGAACGTCGCGGCCTCCGAGATCGAGCAAGTGATCGCGGTCGTCCCCGGCGTGCGCGAGGCGGCGGTGGTGGCCAAGAGCCATCCGATGCTGGACGAGGTGCCGGTCGCCTTCGTCATCCCGCAAGGCGGCGTCACCGGTGCGCCGCCTGATCTGCAGGACAGGATCATGGCCGCCTGCCGCGCGGGACTTGCCGACTTCAAGCTGCCGCGCGAGATCCGCCTCGTCGACGACATGCCGCGCTCGACGCTGGAGAAGGTGGCGAAGGCGGAGCTGCGGAAATTGGTGGGGTGAATGGAGTCATTCCGGGGCAACGCGCAGCGTTGATCCCGGAATCTCGAGATTCCGGGTTCGATGCTTCGCATCGCCCCGGAATGACAGATCAAGTGTTCAGAACGCCCCCAGCGCCACGGGCCGGAACGCCTGCAAGAGCTGCTGATCCAGCTTGCCACCCATGCCTTCCATCATCGCGAAGGCACGGGAGTGGGTGAATGGCATGCGGTAGGCGCGCTTCTCCACCAGCGCAGCATAGATGTCGACGATAGTCGTGAGCCGCACGATGTCGCTGATCTGGTTCGACGACAGACCATTGGGATAACCGCTGCCGTCGAGGAATTCGTGGTGATGCAGGACCACGTCCAGCATCTCCGGCGGGAAGCCGCCCTGGGCTGCGAGCGCATCATAGCCGCGGCGCGGATGCTGGCGGACCTCGTCCATCTCCTCGTCGGTGAGCTTGCCGGGCTTGTCGAGCAGCGCGGTGGGAACGAAGGCCTTGCCGACGTCGTGCAGCAGCGCGGCGCGGGTGAGCCGGCGCTGGTCGTCCTCACGCATGCCGAGATGCTGCGCGAAGGCGACGGCAAAGCCGGTGACGAAAAGGCAGTGCCGATAGCTGCCGACATGGTGGCAGCCGACGGTGGTGAGCCACTCGCGCAGCGAGGAATGCTTGATCGCCTTCAAAATCTTGCTCTCGGCGGCGATCACATCGTCGAAAGTCAGGGCCACGCCGAGCGGCAGCTTCTCGAACATCTTGGTCAGCACCGCATGAGCCGCCTCGACGCCGCGATTGAGCGTCTTGCCGCGATCGGTCGCGTCATAGGCGGCGGTGTCGGGGAAGGCGGCGCGGATGCGCTGCAGAATGGCCTCAGGCTGAAGCGGCCGCGAGATCGTGTCGGTGGCGCCGAGCGCCCAGGCCTGCATGGTGCCGTGATGCAGGGCGTCCGCGAGCACGAACAGCCGCGGCATCGAGCGATAGGCTTCGCCGCGCAGCTTGTTGCGGACCCGCTGCACGCTCTCGGGCGAGCGCAGGTTGATGTCGACCACGATGCCGGAGAGGTCGCGTGCCGGCTGCTCGGGGATATCCTGGGTCGAAACCGTCGAAACGTCGCCGACCGCCTTCAAGATGCTGACGAGCTCGCTGCTCTCGTCGCTCCGATCGGAGGCGAGCAGAAGCCGGCGTTTGGCGGCTGGATTGGTTGAGGCGGTCATGGCTTCCCCAAGAGCAACTGAGAGCACGGGCGTATTGTGCGGCAGCCTAAGCCGGATCAGGTTCTCCGGCCCTTAAGAGGCGTGCTCAATGGACCCCTGCGGGGATCGGTCGAATTTGAGGGATTTTGGCAGCCCGCAGTGCTGCCAGACGAAAAGTCGAAAACAACCCCATGCAAAGTAGCGCCGC
The DNA window shown above is from Bradyrhizobium sp. CB1650 and carries:
- a CDS encoding HD domain-containing phosphohydrolase, which produces MTASTNPAAKRRLLLASDRSDESSELVSILKAVGDVSTVSTQDIPEQPARDLSGIVVDINLRSPESVQRVRNKLRGEAYRSMPRLFVLADALHHGTMQAWALGATDTISRPLQPEAILQRIRAAFPDTAAYDATDRGKTLNRGVEAAHAVLTKMFEKLPLGVALTFDDVIAAESKILKAIKHSSLREWLTTVGCHHVGSYRHCLFVTGFAVAFAQHLGMREDDQRRLTRAALLHDVGKAFVPTALLDKPGKLTDEEMDEVRQHPRRGYDALAAQGGFPPEMLDVVLHHHEFLDGSGYPNGLSSNQISDIVRLTTIVDIYAALVEKRAYRMPFTHSRAFAMMEGMGGKLDQQLLQAFRPVALGAF